CATTTGCGCATACAAGGCAAAAGCTTCTGCAGTCCTTCCACTCTTGACAAGCCCACAGATGGCAACTGTATATGATACAGCATCCAGTTGATAGTTCTCCTCAATAGCTCTCCTAAACAAACTAACAGCTTTATAACACTTGCCACTTCTAATAAGCCCATCTATAATTACAGAATGTACATGAGCATCAAGACCGGTATGATTCATTACCATCCCTAGGTACACGTTGACTGCATCATCCaccctcctttctccacataACCCTCTAAGTAATCCGACAAAGCTGTAGTTATCAGGTACAATACCCTTATCTATCATATTATTATACAACTCCACTGCAAGATGTGGATACCCAGCTTtacaataataattcaaaagtGAGTTGCACGCCACCAGGTCTGCTTCTTTGACAAATCTGCTAATTAGCTTGGGTAAAAGATTAAACCTTCTAGAATAGCATAGGCATGACAGCAAAGAACTAAAAGTATAAGAATCAGGTTCCAAATTCCATTTTGGCAAACATAAGAATATATCTAATGCATCATCATATCTCCCAATCTTAGACAAGGAGTTGATCaatacattaaaaagaaacaagtcAGGAGCATAACCTTTGGATTGCATGGCAGTCAGAATTCCGAAAGCTCTAAGAATCATTTTAGATTCAATAAATCCTTTGAATAGGGTTGTATAAGTAACAACGTTAGGAGAACAACTACTATCAACCATCCTCTCCATCAAATGAAATGCCATATTAGGTTGGTTTAATCGACAAAGCCAATCGATAAGTATACTCCAAGCACTCACAGACAAAGAAATTCCCACAGTTATCATCATAGCCAACAACTGACATGCCTCCACTAACCTACCCAACTTGCAACAACAATTTAAAACCATCTCAAATGTCTCAACATTAGGATAATACCCTTTGCTTAACATAATCCGCAGAGCCTTCTTAACTTTAACCAAATCATTCAACTTGCATAAATTAGTTAATGCAATATTATAACTTAAGAAATTTGGGGACTTCATCTCTTTCAAAATCTTAATTCCTGTATCCACTTGTCCAATCTTAAACAAAACATCCATTACCACATTATGTGCAAATGTATTTGGCTCAAAACCAAACCTACCCATTTGCTCAAAAGTTTCAAAAACCATAGAATACATTCCTCCACGCCAATAAATCCTCAATAAAAGCAAGAAAGTGTGTGCCTTTATAACTAAACCAACACTCTCTAACTCTCGAACAATTGCTCTAACTGTCATATAACGGTTACTTAACCGAACAACCACACTAACCATGTGATCAAAAGCTTGGTTACTATGAAAGTAATTGTTTTGCTTAGCACACCAAATAAAAAAGCTTAAAGTAATCAAATCAGAAGAGCAGTTCAATAAAGTCGAGTGTACAATTTGAGGTGTAAGAGTGActtttttaacattttctcCAGAAACGAATTGATGGGTTTTATCAGTTGCATGAAGACATACCgttgatgatgaagaaaagTGGCGCAGTGAGCGTGATTTGAGGATTTGGGTCTTGCGTATTATGTGTAAGGAGCTCCATTTGTATCTCCATGACATTATGTTTGCTTGAACAGGCAAAACGCAACTCAATAAGAccaattaaaattgatatctCAAGCATTATCGAAGTTGCAGAGATGCAGGGAACTAAGCTTGCTATGCGTTCCTAGTTTTGGGATAAATGAGCAGAGAGGCCTGTGAAGGTTAGCGGCGATGCAAATAGGAGGCGCGGTTGAATGAATAGACAAACGGATCAATTTACTCTCGTGTGCTTGTGCAAGATTGCAATATAACCCAAATATTTATGGCAAAAGCCCTTACCGTTTTGTGCAACGTGAATATTTGCCCTTAAACTAATGTTAGACGCGATTAAACTtttaaacttataaaaatctgaaatttaTGCTCCTCTGTTAATTCAGCATTTAACAGAGACTAACTTCGGTTATTTTGCTGTTGATATGGCAAGAAAATAGTCACACGcctctttttttatatataaaagaataatttatataaaaaaatgttgCTCTAAAAGTTATCTCCTACACAAATATACATACATGAATAAATGGGCACATGCAAACACATTAATTATAGCCAATGCAGTGGGctaaaacaaaacaaagccaaaaatatcaaatccCTCTTTTTTGCTCCTCTTTCTGTCTTTCAACATTACCTAATCTCCTCACAATCCCCATGGCAACCACAATCACATTCCCTTGCTTGCAAATCCTCCCTCTACCTAAAACTGGAGCAGAACCAAAATGAGATCAAATGCATAGAGATAAGCATGTatctagaaaaagaaactcaaaTGACAACTCTACTAGAAAGTCTAAAGCAAAAGGATATTGAAATTGAGGATTTAAGAGCCATCTTAAATGTCCACTCAAGATACCATCAATAGGTACATATGATACATCATCAAACACACGATTAATTTCAAATGTGatagaaaaatttaacatatagGTAATTGCAGTTTCATTTGATCCAATTGGAAGTAATAAGGAGAGAAACAAATGAACACTCATAGTCCATAAGACAATCAAGGGAATTCAAACGCTACAATACAAATCTAATCACTAGAAATTTGTTGAAGGGGTAGGATGGAAAGAAAAGGAGGGAGAGGAGGAGAGAGGAAActggtttttaatttttttgatagaaaagaaaaagaaagtttggaaagaaaagatgagGTGTCACTATTAGGATCCACTTCTCTTGCCggtcaaagaaaataaatggatCTTTATTCTGTttatgaaatagaaaaagaatctAGAGAGAGATGTCGaacaatagaaaaatagatgCATGATGGAAATTTTTCAAGAATTAGAAGGAATTGAGGAACTAGAagttaaacaaaaaagaatgaatatcTAATAACCAAAGACATCTTCCAACTTGTGGCAAGGATTTAATCTCTGAAATTATAATCCTCTTCTTCTACAGACACTCTCTTAAGACTAGAAAATGCTTAATTTGgtaaaagaatacaagattATAGACATGCATGTAAGtgattttgaaattagaaaacCTAGATTTGAGTACTCTATTTTTTCTGCAGAGAATTAAAGtggaaatttaaaattgttagAGTGGGGATTTTAGAAAACtcaaaacatgaaagttgtagaTGAACATGTTGGCTAATTACTACAAAAATTTTGTAGGAATTGGAGAAGAATTGTGCAAgatattcttaaattattaagattGATTCAACTcaattttgtaaaagattgaaccaaagatttgaaaatattagagTTAGAATCTTAAGAAAGTTAAAACATGAAACTTGTTAGATATGGACTGTAATTAGTCACCTATCAAccatttttaaaaactaaagtGTGAGTGAAGAATTATAGCTCCATAAATGGGACTGGTTCAGGATATAATAGTCTAGGTAACTTAATATTAAACATTAAACTTGAGGACTTTCGAGATGGAATTAGATAAAGTGTAAAATATGAAAGATGATCATATATGGGTACAATATGCATGTAATTCAGTTTTGATGAGTAATGGTTGATTTATAGTATAATTAGTGGAGCTGACTTAGTTTTTATGCTGTCTAGCGGTGGCTTAGgtgttaaaaaaattcattataaaTTGTACAATGCATAGATTGAGCTAAATTTTGGATATGTAGAAGCATTATACgtctaattaattaagaaaaaaatgttaatacaattaaataGATATAAGCCAAAACATGAGTATAGTTGGACAACAAGGCCAAATGAATTAAAAACTTAACTACGTTAAGAACAAAACTATAACTTAGACATACCATATATAAAGGTGACTTATTATCATCTTAATAATCTTAACTACTATAATTATAAGACAAGTTGAGGAAGCTAGGGGAGAACTCCAGATCGAGATTGAGCAACTCGAAAGTATCCTAGAGATAAGCATAAATTAATACGATTGTGtttaaaattatgttatagatattcatgaaaaagaagaagagttacttaatgaatttatttatgataaaaaattacataatcaTTTTGTGTTATGATATTAGATGATGGGAAATTCAGTAATGAAACCTAATGTAAATGTGATCCGAGTATAATATCCAAATAAAAGTGTCATGACTAATTAGGTAACTTGCAAATTCCATTCTGAATTAACGATTCTATCGTTTCTGTTCACAAGTTCTATGAGTACGATCTTAAGGATTGTTGAATTGATTATCACTACCTAGTGTTTATATAGTCCTTAATGACTATTTTGTTTATGAAATTTTCAAGCATAGTTTATCTAGATTTGACACAACAAAAAGCAATAATACattattcttattatgttATTGTACATATTATTCATATAAGGGTTATGGTTATATAAGTGAATAGGTGATTGTATAATTGTtggttttcatattaaattattcttaCTGAGTTACAACTCACTAAATCACTTAATTCTTTTCAAATCCTTAAGTTGATAGATCAAGAGCCTCAACCTCATCGTAGTACAAATGGATCGAAAGTCAATGGCAAATTCCTCTTAGGACTCTTCTTTTGTGCActtataaatacttaaaaatagtttggAGAAAACTTGTTCTAAAATTGGTATCTATTAAacattttttgtatttataatagtttctctaaatgtatgacaagctaatattttaaaatttatgtgaaCTGTAAGTGGCTATGCCACGaatgattatatattaaacGAATGATGGGTAGAGCAAATATCTTTAGATATATGGATATCATATGTTGAATGTTaatacactatttttatgaaaGACAAAATGCTTTATATGACATGAAATAGACAAGTATATGATTTCGTCGGTTAGGATGTTTTATGTTATTTGGAATTTCTCTAAGTTTTCATGTAACATTTTGAATTGTTTAGTCATGTCATCCTTGTAATCTTCCTAGAATTTTTTACATCTGTTAGTTCATAATAGACTAATAGAATGGCAAATAGTCTTCTTAATTCTTTCAGCATCTTGAATGCCACTGCTTGCTCATACATTCTAATGTGCTTTGATCTGATTCAACTAGACCTCTTCTGATTGCAGATTCCTTGAATATCAAACATTGGACGCCATTTACAGTAAGAAGGTCATCAAAAGATATTGGCCCTTTGACGTGTCTTAAGAGAAACCTCAGATAATATCATTCACCTCTATTAGATTTGTTGCATTAACACAACCAATTACTTATCTtgactttctctttttccatTTATGTTCATCCTTGTTCCACACATAATGTCATGAAAATTCTCTATACAATAATCCTCTTACTTCTTCCTTTATTGAGCATGTTTGAAAGAT
The sequence above is drawn from the Ricinus communis isolate WT05 ecotype wild-type chromosome 7, ASM1957865v1, whole genome shotgun sequence genome and encodes:
- the LOC8259153 gene encoding putative pentatricopeptide repeat-containing protein At1g16830 isoform X1; the encoded protein is MSWRYKWSSLHIIRKTQILKSRSLRHFSSSSTVCLHATDKTHQFVSGENVKKVTLTPQIVHSTLLNCSSDLITLSFFIWCAKQNNYFHSNQAFDHMVSVVVRLSNRYMTVRAIVRELESVGLVIKAHTFLLLLRIYWRGGMYSMVFETFEQMGRFGFEPNTFAHNVVMDVLFKIGQVDTGIKILKEMKSPNFLSYNIALTNLCKLNDLVKVKKALRIMLSKGYYPNVETFEMVLNCCCKLGRLVEACQLLAMMITVGISLSVSAWSILIDWLCRLNQPNMAFHLMERMVDSSCSPNVVTYTTLFKGFIESKMILRAFGILTAMQSKGYAPDLFLFNVLINSLSKIGRYDDALDIFLCLPKWNLEPDSYTFSSLLSCLCYSRRFNLLPKLISRFVKEADLVACNSLLNYYCKAGYPHLAVELYNNMIDKGIVPDNYSFVGLLRGLCGERRVDDAVNVYLGMVMNHTGLDAHVHSVIIDGLIRSGKCYKAVSLFRRAIEENYQLDAVSYTVAICGLVKSGRTAEAFALYAQMKEVGLYPNAHTYNIMLCGFCAERDIKMVKMLLQEIIKAGVQLDYKIVIRLINILFKSRLSISHFTQLVNFWNLGLMPDEAKNVLLIGRLQYNVNENHSLLKGSLEDDHFADSSSSDDLPYMAASVG
- the LOC8259153 gene encoding putative pentatricopeptide repeat-containing protein At1g16830 isoform X2 — encoded protein: MSWRYKWSSLHIIRKTQILKSRSLRHFSSSSTVCLHATDKTHQFVSGENVKKVTLTPQIVHSTLLNCSSDLITLSFFIWCAKQNNYFHSNQAFDHMVSVVVRLSNRYMTVRAIVRELESVGLVIKAHTFLLLLRIYWRGGMYSMVFETFEQMGRFGFEPNTFAHNVVMDVLFKIGQVDTGIKILKEMKSPNFLSYNIALTNLCKLNDLVKVKKALRIMLSKGYYPNVETFEMVLNCCCKLGRLVEACQLLAMMITVGISLSVSAWSILIDWLCRLNQPNMAFHLMERMVDSSCSPNVVTYTTLFKGFIESKMILRAFGILTAMQSKGYAPDLFLFNVLINSLSKIGRYDDALDIFLCLPKWNLEPDSYTFSSLLSCLCYSRRFNLLPKLISRFVKEADLVACNSLLNYYCKAGYPHLAVELYNNMIDKGIVPDNYSFVGLLRGLCGERRVDDAVNVYLGMVMNHTGLDAHVHSVIIDGLIRSGKCYKAVSLFRRAIEENYQLDAVSYTVAICGLVKSGRTAEAFALYAQMKEVLWRMITLRIHPVQTIFLIWLLQWVDKQLTLFIFKLRIHLRTTGV